One genomic segment of Nitrospira sp. includes these proteins:
- a CDS encoding IS5 family transposase gives MHQQTFAEVTFEQYRKSTRRERFLDEMNRVVPWGELMAVIEPVYPKAEGPGRPPVGIERMLRPHCLQQWFNLSDPAVEEALYDSRAMRQFVGIDLGREPVPDETTICKFRHLLETHQLGQQLFARIGEYLTKQGLQVSRGTIVDATIISVPSSTKNRTKARDPEMHQTKKGNQWSVGMKAHIGVDSQTKLIHSVAATAANVPDSQVFPEWLHGQETRVWSDAAYSGQRDVIRQHAPKAKSFLQAKAPRHRPLSEEERARNRTKSKVRAKVEHACLVIKRIVGWAKVRYRGLAKNTHWLQISCGLANLYVVRRRLLARA, from the coding sequence ATGCACCAACAGACCTTTGCGGAAGTCACCTTCGAGCAGTATCGCAAATCCACCCGCCGCGAGCGGTTCCTCGACGAAATGAACCGCGTGGTGCCGTGGGGGGAACTGATGGCTGTGATCGAGCCGGTCTACCCCAAGGCCGAAGGCCCCGGACGTCCGCCGGTCGGGATCGAACGCATGCTGCGTCCCCATTGTTTGCAACAGTGGTTCAACCTGTCGGATCCGGCCGTGGAAGAGGCGCTGTACGACTCGCGCGCCATGCGGCAGTTTGTGGGGATTGATCTCGGCCGCGAACCCGTGCCCGATGAGACGACGATTTGCAAGTTTCGGCATCTCTTGGAAACCCACCAGTTGGGCCAGCAGCTCTTTGCACGGATCGGGGAGTATCTGACGAAGCAGGGGCTGCAGGTGAGCCGAGGAACCATCGTGGATGCGACCATCATTAGTGTGCCCAGTTCGACGAAGAATCGGACCAAGGCGCGGGATCCCGAGATGCATCAGACCAAGAAGGGCAATCAGTGGTCTGTCGGCATGAAGGCCCATATCGGTGTGGACAGCCAGACGAAACTGATTCATTCGGTCGCGGCGACCGCCGCCAATGTGCCTGACAGCCAGGTGTTCCCGGAGTGGCTGCATGGCCAGGAGACCCGGGTGTGGAGCGATGCCGCCTATAGCGGGCAACGCGACGTGATCCGGCAGCATGCGCCCAAGGCCAAGAGTTTCCTGCAGGCGAAAGCGCCTCGCCATCGGCCGCTGAGTGAGGAGGAGCGGGCTCGCAACCGCACAAAGTCGAAAGTGCGGGCGAAAGTCGAACATGCGTGCTTGGTGATCAAGCGGATCGTTGGGTGGGCCAAAGTCCGGTACCGGGGGCTAGCGAAGAACACCCACTGGCTCCAGATCAGCTGCGGCTTGGCGAATCTGTATGTGGTGCGGCGGCGCCTCCTGGCGAGAGCCTAG
- a CDS encoding alpha/beta hydrolase-fold protein, with protein sequence MRIGLLAVLLFSVGIAGGACTDALGQSVVPVTVERSVQHTIESAYVDDTFVIQVRLPISYATTEKKYQVLYVLDGDKCFGLAADTAEWLAWAKEAPDLIVVGIGYGPGRDWWEKRSRDFTPTQDVTRLWGEWPQAGGAVKFEEFLYRELFPLIESRYRALADDRAVAGLSFGGLFGTVSLFTRPALFHRYILIGPPLVWDNRRIWQYEADYRAKSSALTATVFTAVGNQEDPTILEPWAEFNRLIESRRYDGLRWITRTYPEESHISVLPGALSGGIRRVYK encoded by the coding sequence ATGCGGATTGGACTTCTAGCTGTCCTGCTCTTCTCGGTTGGAATCGCGGGGGGTGCGTGCACTGACGCGCTGGGGCAGAGCGTTGTGCCGGTCACCGTTGAGCGCTCGGTGCAACACACGATTGAGTCGGCGTACGTTGACGACACCTTCGTCATCCAGGTTCGACTGCCGATATCGTATGCCACCACCGAGAAAAAGTACCAAGTGCTGTACGTGCTCGATGGCGACAAGTGCTTCGGCCTGGCGGCAGATACGGCGGAATGGCTTGCTTGGGCGAAGGAGGCTCCCGATCTCATCGTCGTCGGCATCGGGTATGGCCCAGGTCGCGACTGGTGGGAGAAGAGGAGCCGCGACTTCACGCCGACGCAAGACGTGACAAGGCTCTGGGGAGAATGGCCACAGGCAGGTGGAGCGGTCAAATTCGAGGAGTTCCTGTACAGAGAGCTCTTTCCGCTCATCGAGAGCCGCTACCGGGCCTTGGCTGATGATCGCGCGGTGGCTGGCCTCTCGTTCGGTGGGCTTTTCGGTACAGTCAGCCTCTTTACCCGTCCAGCCTTGTTCCACCGGTACATCCTGATCGGGCCGCCTCTTGTCTGGGACAACAGACGTATTTGGCAGTACGAGGCCGACTATCGTGCCAAGTCCAGCGCACTCACTGCAACCGTATTCACCGCGGTGGGGAATCAGGAGGACCCCACGATCCTCGAACCATGGGCGGAGTTCAACCGGCTCATAGAGTCGCGCCGCTACGACGGCCTCCGTTGGATCACGCGGACATACCCTGAGGAGAGTCACATCTCAGTCTTGCCAGGTGCACTCTCTGGGGGAATTAGGCGTGTTTACAAGTGA